Genomic segment of Malus domestica chromosome 15, GDT2T_hap1:
AGGACTTTGCTTCCCGCATCTACAGCTCGGTGAAGTCTAGCCTAAACATCAACCCTGATGTTGCAGTTGAGGAGGAAGATGATGCCGAAGAAGTTGAGACAGAAACTGCTGCAACTGAAGCTGCAGCTACCCCTGAGGTTGAGGCTGATGCTGATGCCGATTCACTTAAGGACGAGTTGTAGGTTCCCTAGAGCCTGCCTATAGGGTGGGTGAGATATGGGAAATCGAGACATTGCACTTATGTGATTCCGTGTTTGGTTAAGACATTAGGTCGAATAGATTTACTGCAATCAGATAAACGAGAATTTTGTCCCCAGCATCTAGTTATTAGTTTCAGAGACTAATTAATGCCATGAAGTCTTTTCTTTGTAGATGCAATGTTCGATCATCTGTttctgtttcttgtttcttaccCGTGCTTTCTGTTGCTTGTAAAATAGCTCTTGATTTATTAGGGAAATGGGTAAGGCCCGTAAGGTTATGGGTTCAAGCTCACTCTCTCCAATCCATGCTCATCATCTCTACTTTGCCTCCTGACACAAAATTGTGTTTTTTGGATCGTAAGAGTTAGCTATATAGGATTGAGTTTTCAGGGAAATGCCATATGAACAAATCCACCACCAGAAGTAAGTGGCTTCTTATTACTTGATAatcactttgtttttatgttaagTAACCTAACCAAGGTCAGGTCATGTCGGTTAGAGCAGTTTGCTCTTTCTACATCCACCCTCTTTGGTGTTTAGATTAACTAAATCGTCCATCGCTTGTATTAAAAAGGTAACGTGCGGTAGCTCATTTTCGAATCTCATGAGTCTCAAGAGGAACAAATGGGGGCTATCGTGATGACTCAAGGGGCAGAAACAGGCGACGAAGTTATTCAcgagaaataataaaattacattACCAAAGCTTACAATTCCGGCAAAGTTTGTTTTCTTTAGCAGCTGCTGAGCCTGCCTCGCCAACCAAATGTTTGGTATCCATGGCGGATATTGTTTCCCGCCACCGTCGGGAGCTCCCCGGCCGTCGTTCCACTCCCACCTCCAGAACCCCGCCCATTATTTACTGTGCTTGTAGTTGTTGTCACCCCGGACCCATTATTTGTCGTGCTTCTTGTTGGAGACGTATCTCTTGCAGATTTTTGACTGCATGCACACAGCATATAGATATAAAGTTAATTAAAGTGAGGAAAACGTAAGATTATTTTCGTTATACCTTGCAGTAGAAGGGCAGAATGTTATGATGTAATCAGCTCCACTACAAGTAAACGTACTCGTGACATCGTTGTACGCGTAGCTATACGATCTCGGACACGCCGACTTAAACATCTTCGAGTACACCGACGGCCTACGTGTCCGAGAACCCCAGCATGGCTACAAAATTGCATAGTACGGTATGCCAAGATCTTGGTTCTTTTTTCATAGTTCCGAGCTCAAAACTCTCTTCCGAAATTAATATAACAGTTTTAACTCTCTCTCCTCTAAATAAtagtaattttaaaaaaattgcattGTCTAAAGACAAAGAAATATAATTGCTTGTAAGTTATAGCATTCAAATTAAGTTTATGGAGGTCGGGATCCTGGATCCCTTTCATTAAATCCTATCAATCAACAAATTCGGatccttaaaatttgattcaacggctaaaaACATAGAGCTCATTTAAAAGTTATCATAATTtagtcgttagatcaaattttaaggatccaaatttgataattgatagatcaaattttaaggattCGAATTTGTTAATTGATAGGATTTGGTGGAACGGATCCCTTTCCGTCGTTAGCAATATTGGAGGATCAACATAATAATGTGGGACCTAGTAAAGCAAAAGCTTTGGAGTAATCGACATTGCTGAAACGGTTCCACGTCACAGCATACATAGTTAGGGTGGACTGCACTTCCGCCGTGGGACTCCTGTTttaattaacaatttttttacaGTTCGAGCCGCGTTTTTGTTAATGATGTATAAATACACATAACGGAGGAAAAGTACACCGCAAGTCAGGATGGCCGAGTGGTCTAAGGCGCCAGACTCAAGTTCTGGTCTTCGAGAGAGGGCGTGGGTTCAAATCCCACTTCTGACAGatcagtttttattttctttcaataattttttgcttCATCAATATCTTTCAAATTTTGGGGGCCCTCACAGACATAATTCAAAAGAATTACGAAAGCTTATAAGTTTGGTAATTTAAGTGGGTATCTGGAACGTCaacaaagcaaagcaaaagcacATGTTTCTCTGCCTAGAGCCTAGCTACATTGCATGCATGTGGAAGGATCTTGGTGCCTTTGGTGCAATGACGTGCCTATACTGCTTTTTGTTCAATTGCCTACAAGGATTGATGTGGGAGCTTTGATTTGTAGAATATATACAGCTCAAAGAGTACTTTTTCTCTGTTGAATTTCGGTGGAATTAATAGATTTGACGCTACTATGGTGTTCCAGGTTACTAACACAAACTCATGTGTAAAACTATATCTTGCTAGCTATAATCTTGTGTTAGTGTTTCGGGATGCTTAGTGGCAACCGTTCCATAAAAGTCTCTCTTGTCATGTTAATACATTGAATATGTACATCACACTTACAACTGGGATCTTAGCATTACAAATAGCTTATTAAGAGGAGTGAGGTGTTTAAAACATGTTGCATGTATCATATATGATAAGTAAGAGATGGGATTGTGTTACTCAAGGCTGATGATAATCAAAACCCTAGCACACCAAACTTTCTGCTTttgttctgaaaaaaaaaaaggaaaaaataaaatttgaggtTTTGAGACTTCCGACCATGCAAAAGTGCAGAAGGTCCAATAGCTTAGATAGGTTATCAAGTTGGTGGTGGAGGGAaccctgcacacacacacacacacacacacatatatatacatagttTCTATACTTATGATGATGACATGCAAAAGTGGAATGTCGACGCTGCATGTTCAAAAGGTGCTCGCGAACCCTGAAACATCCCATGTGGAATATTGCCGCTTGTGCAAAAATTAACCTCACCAGAAAGTTGTTCCCTTATCTTAATTAGAACCCTTTTATTTTGGGATGAGCATGAAATATGTGCAGCACTGCAAGGGGTACTAACTGTTATAGCTAGACGATGACTATGTAGTTTCTACTTTTCAAGCAACTTGATGACACATTTCCAACGCTGGTCTAATTAAGGAGGCGATTCGTTGCGAGACTGATCGATCGATCGAAACCATGATACGGAAACATATTTCTTTACTTCCCCTTTGTGCCTGACTTTTAGATTGCTGATCAGTCACTGTATGCTATTGCGGAGGATATAAATCTAGCAGATAGTGTATCTTTTTTTGGTACAAtactttttctctcttctctttacTTTAATTGTGCACAAATGGCTAAAGTATATGGACCCTAATTATAAAACGGAAAGATCGACTTGTAATAAAGGGCAGCTGACAAAGTGATGGCATGTAATGTAGGTGCCATGCAATCTAACCTTTATATCAATATTCAAACAAGCTGCTCTTTAGATATCGAACTCGTTATTCATGAAAGTCAAATCATAAATCTACACTATGTACAAATGAAGAAGGTTATTAattaccactagaccgtaagcAAGATCCTATTTTTCTcttaaatttatatataaataccAATTCGGAGTTTCAAAAGTATGAGATTAGGTTTTGAAGTTGATTTTAGTTAAGTGCATTTCCTGGAAGTTTGTGAGTTGCGTGTTTGGCCCAGCACCACACACTTTGCATATGCTTTTGCTTCATTCATCTTGAATCGGGAAAAAACTAGACTTGCATGTACTTATAAGTAATTAGACTAATATTTTGGTCTAATATCTCATTCATTGTGACTCCGAATTCAATTATGAGCAATCTGCTTTTTCAAATTTCACAAACctataatacaaacaaattattAGGAATAATTTTGGCAAGCAAGCAACTTGGTAGATATGAGATCACTATCATATCCGCTCCAAATACTTGTTATGAAACTGGTCCTGCATGAAGATATATGCtaaatatatgtatacataaGCTAAGTTGGACCACGCACACCAGAGTGAAATGAAATATTATTGTGTGGTGTGGTGGTAGCGTGGATAAGGCAGCCAAGCCAATGAGCACGGAAGCTACCATGCCTTGCAGCAGAAGCATCACCACCAAATGAAGGACGTATGTGCGCTGCTTGATACTTGACACCGACCTCCCTTGGCCACTTCGAAACCTCTAACAGCCACCACCTCACCACCTCACCACCCACCATATATACAATCTTAACCTTATTATTATCTGCTTACACACTTGACACTTACACCCAGCGATCAAATGAGCCACACTTTAcaaaaagtgaatttgaataaCCAAACACTTGTTACAATTCAATCCACGAATTATATTCCAAAAAATCTGTAACACACATAAGACATCGGTTATATGCGGTCAGTTTAAGGTTGTTATACAAACAAGTAATAAACCGTCGAGAATTCTACAATACACTTGGGTATTGGATGCATCGATGCATTAAGTGCTGTTAGACAACTAGATTTATTATTGTCATATGACAATCTTAATTTGGTCGTTCGTATTATTTACTAATTAGTTTTGTGTTATATTTTGATTATGATGAGAAAGTTGGGACACGATCAGTATCCCAGTCATCAAACCTTTGCTTGCAAGGATTATGATAAcatcaaaatattaaaacaatGATAATTCGGAGAAAAAAAGTGCGAAAATCACTTCTCAAACGCTAAAAATACAGAGAAAGTGACGAAAGGGTTAGTTAGAGACCTTCACTATGCTTCGTGAAAttaaaaagctttatttacattATCCTCATCCCATTATTGCTTCATATAAtgtcaaatttaattaaaacaaaaatatatataaaaaaaaatgctccatGACAAAGTGACATCAACTGGAAATAATACGAGCTtagtaaaaacaaaaacttcattatcTTCCCACCAAATTAGGCAGTTAATATAAAGAATTGGATGACGAAAAAAAGCTTAACAATAATTTTTCCATATATAACTCTAGTTTCTAAACTAATAACCTAATAATCTAACAATCTAATCTAACATCCGTACAACTTGCCACTTTTCTGATGGGTGGGTGGGCTTTTCCCATCACATGACTCCAATCCACGTAACCAAGGCCATGCATGTGGGTCCACCTTCCAAAATTCACATGGCCCAAAGAGTAAAAAAAGTTGGAAGGGTCCACGACCCCTATATTGGGCCCAGGACTCACATGGGCCCACCCCAGACAAAGAGTCAGTTAGAACAAGAGCTGCCATAGCAACCCAATGGCTGCGACTACGCCGACCGCACTCGTCACACGTGTTTCGAATGCGTCAAAGGACGCGGCCGACGATGGATAGAAGTAGGAGCCGTCGTACTCCATCGTGTTGTTTATCTCCTGCGGCGAGGTTGAGGTGGTTGTCGGCGTAGCGGACGGTGTAGCTGTAGGCTGCGGCTGTGTGCTGTCCTGTGATGCTTTCTGGCTGTAAAATAAAAATGCACAATGATATTAAGAGTCAGTCAGTACATTTACCgttacaaaaaataataaccatGAAAAAGTAAAGTATTGACCGTTGCAAAAAATGATGTGACAAGTTTCGGAGTGTGGTGTGTGTGATGAGTATTATTTAAGAAAGGGAATCGGATCTCTAGATTCCGAAGTGCATCGGGATCTGCGTTTCGCTCCGGCATTGGAGACCGCATGTGGGATTCCAGCCTGGATTTCTAAGCGCTCCACCATACCACTTTATCTGAAAAGACAGTTTTGCCCTTCGCTGTGTAATATAGTTTGGGCGCTGATTATTATCTGTCTATCATGAAACTATTAAGATTTATGCGGAGACAGGCTTTCATGAAAACAATGACGTTAGGTGCAGTTAATCTGATAAAATGCATGATAATGTGTTATTGGTAATGTACTAATGTGTCAGCGGAGAGCCGCCCATTTGTTAGTGCCCACCGTCGACAGCGACAAATGAACTTTCGGATATTCCGTTGAGTTTTGGCCCGGCGTAACGGACAAAAACTGGCACTCGAAagtaaaaaatgtgaaaaaaaaatcaccctCAACGTTCCAATTGACAGGCTTTTTACGAACGAAAATGTGAGGACGAAACTACCCTTATAACGGTCGAGAATGGAGGGAAGCAGAATGTAAATTTACCTGGTGCTGGGCGACGGGCAGAAGGTGATGGTGTAGTCGCCACCGGCACATGTGAAGGTGCTGGTCTTGTCGTCGTACGCGTAACTGTATGCGTGCGGGCACGCGCTCTTGAAAATCTGAGAGTATTGAGATGGCTTGCAAGTGTCAGGTGAACCGTACTCGCCGCTGCAACAGTACTGCGGCTGGCCGAACGCCTCGCACGCGCTCTTGCACGCGACTCCTTCAGCTCCGTCGGCGCTGGTGACCTTGAGCTCTGAAGGACAGCGGGTGTTGAGGTCGACAACACAGCCGGTGTTCGTACAGTTGGTCCCAGTGCCGCCATTGGGGACCACCAGCATAGGGAGGTTGTACCCGTCCACGAGGCTGACGTCGAAGAAATCGAGGCCGCCGGCGCCGTCGAGTGTGAACTCAGCGAGAGTGGCTGGCGGGGCGGCACCACTGCCGGAGCATTCTAGCTTTCCAGAGCCGCAATCGCCGGTGAGGCAAGAGAATTTGCCGGCGGAGTCGTGGGAGCAGAGGGTTCGGCCCCAGAAGCGGCCACCCCAGGATGAGGGGGCGGAGATAATTTTCGTTTCGCCCTTTGCGAGGGCGAAGCCGGTGGTCGGAAGAGGTGAGACGCCGGCGTTGGAGAGAATGCCGGGCCACACTGTGTAGTCGCACTTGTTTTGCATTGTGAATGTCCTTGAAACAACTCCTGCACGTTAATTAAACAGAGCAAAATTAGTACACTAGTctacacaaaataaacaaaactggACCCAGAATTGTAAACAAGTTGGGAATTTAAGTGTAAAGAAGTTGGGAATTTAAGTGGGATTAAAGATTATTACCTGATGTTAGTAGCCCGAGGATGGTTAGTAGAGAAACTAACAATGATGGTAATCGAGCCATGGATTCAGAGGTGAATGTTTTCGTATggaagctgggttttgcagagaggagagagagagagagaggagagaagagagggtGTGTAGGATTTTCTGAAAAAGGTGGGAGGGAAGAGcatttatagaagaaaagggAAGAGGAAAAGCCCTTTACTTTGCGTCTTGCCATTCTTTACTTTGCGTATTGGAATAGGAAAAGCCCTGTTTTTTTTACTtactgtttttgtttgtttttttttttttccaagaatCAGTtggaaaatcaatttaaattgggaatgtttaattttattttgtcagCTAGGAATGTTTAATTAAGAAAGTGAATTTATTAAGACAGACATTGAAAAGGGTAAGTTTTTATCTCATGTCAAAAAGGGTAAGTAGTCTAAAAGATTTGATGCTTAAATTTACCACACTTTTCTAAAATGATACATACTCTCTGATTAAAACTTACGTctaatttgtttctttttttctttcaagaaaGTGATTTTTACATCACTTATATTACGGTCTACTAATATTTCTCTCACTTATCTTTATTTACAAGTGAGAGATCTAAGTGTAAATACATCATTGTATTTAAAAATGGAActgttattaa
This window contains:
- the LOC139192295 gene encoding pathogenesis-related thaumatin-like protein 3.5 produces the protein MARLPSLLVSLLTILGLLTSGVVSRTFTMQNKCDYTVWPGILSNAGVSPLPTTGFALAKGETKIISAPSSWGGRFWGRTLCSHDSAGKFSCLTGDCGSGKLECSGSGAAPPATLAEFTLDGAGGLDFFDVSLVDGYNLPMLVVPNGGTGTNCTNTGCVVDLNTRCPSELKVTSADGAEGVACKSACEAFGQPQYCCSGEYGSPDTCKPSQYSQIFKSACPHAYSYAYDDKTSTFTCAGGDYTITFCPSPSTSQKASQDSTQPQPTATPSATPTTTSTSPQEINNTMEYDGSYFYPSSAASFDAFETRVTSAVGVVAAIGLLWQLLF